Proteins encoded in a region of the Zonotrichia leucophrys gambelii isolate GWCS_2022_RI unplaced genomic scaffold, RI_Zleu_2.0 Scaffold_201_88842, whole genome shotgun sequence genome:
- the LOC135461162 gene encoding olfactory receptor 14J1-like produces MCYDRYVSICKPLHYGTLLGSRACAHMAAAAWASAFLYSLLHTANTFSLPLCHGNALGQFFCEIPQILKISCSNSYVREHFPLMGSAFLLFGCFVFIVFSYVQIFRVMVRIPSEQGRHKAFSTCLPHLAVVSLFISTSFSTYLKPLSISSQSLDLSLSVLYSVVPPTLNPLIYSLRNQELKAAVRRMMTGWFRKH; encoded by the coding sequence atgtgttacgaccgctacgtgtccatctgcaaacccctgcactacgggaccctcctgggcagcagagcttgtgcccacatggcagcagctgcctgggccagtgcctttctctactcactgctgcacacagccaatacattttccctgcccctgtgccatggcaatgccctgggccagttcttctgcgAAATCCCTCAGATCCTAAAGATCTCCTGCTCAAATTCCTACGTTAGGGAACACTTTCCTCTTATGGGTAGTGCTTTTCTGTTATTTGGTtgctttgtgttcattgttttctcgtatgtgcagatcttcagggtcATGgtgaggatcccctctgagcagggacgacACAAAGctttttccacctgcctccctcacctggccgtggtctcTCTGTTTATAAGCACCTCATTTTCTACATACCTGAAAcctctctccatctcctcccaaTCCCTGGATCTGTCCCtttcagttctgtactcggtggtgcctccaaccctgaaccccctcatctacagcctgaggaaccaggagctcaaggctgc